Below is a genomic region from Motilibacter rhizosphaerae.
TGGAACGAGAGCCGCACCAGCACGAGGACGAGGCCCGCCCGCCACGGCGGCTCCCCGGCCCGGCGGAGGAGCAGCGCCGGCAGCGCGAGCAGCGCCAGCTCCTCGGTGGGCCCGGCGAGCGCGGAGGAGACGAGGGTCGGCAGCGCGTACCACGCCCCGCCGTACGGGTAGCCGCTCGAGCCGGCGAGCCCCATGAGGACGCCGCCGAGGAGCAGCGCCGTGAGGTACGCGAGGGCGCAGTCCAGGTCGCGCACCCGCCGACCGCGCGGCGCCGGCGCGAGGCCGAGCTCCGCGAGCCCCAGCCCGGAGAGCCGGGCGAGGCAGCCGACCAGCGCGAGCACCGCGGCCCCCGTCGCGAGCAGCTGGACCGCCCCGAGGGCGGCCGCCGCCGGGCCGATCGTCCCGCGCTCGCGGGCGTGCGCCGCGACCAGCAGGGCGGAGACGAGCCCCGGCCCCCAGCCCACGAGGTAGAGCAGGCCGAGCACGGCGTACGCGGTCCGGCGCGAGGGGGCGGTCACAGGAGGATCCTGCCGCTCTTGCCGCTCTGCCGCTCTGCCGGTCTGCCGCTCTGGCGCCGAGCGCGGGTCGGGCCTACGGTGCCCTCGTGTGCCGGAGCATCAAGACCCTGCGCGAGCCGTTCACCTCCGACGTGACCGAGGAGGAGGTGCACGCGGCGGCCCTGCAGTACGTCCGCAAGGTCAGTGGCTTCCGCGCCCCCGCCAAGCACAACCAGGAGGCCTTCGACGAGGCTGTCGAGGCGGTGACGGCCGCGACCCGCGAGCTGCTCGGCTCGCTGGTCGTCCGCGGCGCCGGCTGACCCCGTGGCCGGGACCGTCCTGCTCATGGGGGCCGGCCTCGTCTTCTTCGCCGTGCTCGCGGTCGTCGCGGTGACCGTGGCGGCACGCGTCGAGTCGGGGCGGCGCCGCGGGTGGGAGCTCACCGCGGCGGAGTGGGGGATGAGCTACCAGGTGGGCGACCCGCTGCGGCTGCGCGCCCGGCTCGGGCTCGACGTGGACCGCACCATGTGGGGCCGCGTGGACGGCGTCGACGTCGCTGTGGTCGTCGTCGAGCGGACGGCGGTCGACCGCGCGCTGCTCGAGCCGGTCGCCGTCGCCGTGGCGCGGCTGGCCGACCCCGCGGCGGCGGCGGCCCGCGTCCCCGGGCTGCGCGTCGACCAGCGCCACGACCTCGTCGTCGCGCAGCCGGCCGGGCGGCCGCTGCGCCCGGTGGGCACGACGCCCTCGCCCGCGGAGGGCGTCGACCTGCTCACCGGCCTGCTGGTGCTGCTGGGGCGCTCGCCCGCTGAGTAGGGTGCGGCGTGCGCTGGATCTGGTCGGAGCAGGTGCGCGACAGCCGCCTGCCCGGACGCTGGGAGCAGCGCCTCGAGTCGCGCGCGGGTTGGAGGCTGCGGCGCTGGGCCTCGCCGGTGCAGCCGCTCGCCTGGCTCGCCACCGGCACGCCCCCGAGCCGCCAGGGGTACGCGCCCGGCCCGCTCACGGCGCTGCGCACCGCGCACCACCGCCGGCTCGACCGCGCGTACCGGCTCTGCCTGCTCGAGGGGCCGTCGACCGGCCCGCGCTTCAGCCCGGTCACGGCGTACTGGGTCAACGAGCGCAGCCGCGTGGTGCGCGCCGAGGTCGACGGCGACCCGGCGGAGGCCGACCTCGTCTGGGTGCACGCGCAGGACCCGCTGGCACCGGCGGCCCGTGCCTGGGTCGAACGCGCGCTGGAGCGGGTGCGCCCGGGCACGCCCGTCGTGAACCCGCCCTCGGCGTACGACTCGTACCACCTGCCGGGCACCTTCGAGCGGCTGCGCGCCGCCGGCGTCCGCGTCCCCGACCCCGAGCCGCGCGTGGGGGAGCTCGCGGTGGTGAAGGG
It encodes:
- a CDS encoding CPBP family glutamic-type intramembrane protease encodes the protein MTAPSRRTAYAVLGLLYLVGWGPGLVSALLVAAHARERGTIGPAAAALGAVQLLATGAAVLALVGCLARLSGLGLAELGLAPAPRGRRVRDLDCALAYLTALLLGGVLMGLAGSSGYPYGGAWYALPTLVSSALAGPTEELALLALPALLLRRAGEPPWRAGLVLVLVRLSFHVYYGLPVLGLLPWAVTAFVLVWRTGRVLPLVVAHSAWDLLSLGAHWSLLVRAVFELLVLAVLVLALGRGTLRLVRRRRPQAEDTTTSTAPSSPAATSGSSASTMQNRWPSRSRSTV
- a CDS encoding DUF2277 domain-containing protein, with amino-acid sequence MCRSIKTLREPFTSDVTEEEVHAAALQYVRKVSGFRAPAKHNQEAFDEAVEAVTAATRELLGSLVVRGAG
- a CDS encoding ATP-grasp domain-containing protein, which produces MRWIWSEQVRDSRLPGRWEQRLESRAGWRLRRWASPVQPLAWLATGTPPSRQGYAPGPLTALRTAHHRRLDRAYRLCLLEGPSTGPRFSPVTAYWVNERSRVVRAEVDGDPAEADLVWVHAQDPLAPAARAWVERALERVRPGTPVVNPPSAYDSYHLPGTFERLRAAGVRVPDPEPRVGELAVVKGPGQASRKELRRFDGVLGPGERAFAYVDARSRDGLHRRWRAFSWLGTVHAGDVLASRHWEVGLGSLEVHEPVFALSADDEEQVRRVGEVLGLGWFCVDLVRGPDGLAVVTDVNVYPTPVIAAFVDRRLDCRGRWHFLDTPARMGLAEPQGRFWARFDDAVVRLLRPRLSPAPPLPTGAPCPSSP